One genomic window of Diospyros lotus cultivar Yz01 chromosome 8, ASM1463336v1, whole genome shotgun sequence includes the following:
- the LOC127807818 gene encoding uncharacterized protein LOC127807818 isoform X2, which yields MMTTKPLNKPATFVLSKSPSSMQQFQRSESTTKPPPQPPKKSYTFQFPTSPQPPSGAASEEIFHSSHPQHSLTRVTSPDLFTCSGCKEYGADKHFACRQCDFQLHEFCAKSPQFLKSHPLHPHHKLLFHPRPKQGGIWGPKCDICGKPMKGFTFRCSACSFQMHPCCAMLSVEVNFSVHPHPLKLLPATTLSSGGADSTFICGECKKKRSGRVYHCAACNYHLHAVCAKNMINGLHATGIKVEEKPNRLGVAARMASIVFVEFIGGLIEGFGEGVGDALVQNIAGGGSVGVF from the exons atgatgaCCACAAAACCATTGAACAAGCCTGCAACATTTGTCCTCTCAAAATCTCCTTCTTCAATGCAACAATTCCAGCGTTCTGAAAGTACTACAAAGCCGCCCCCGCAGCCTCCCAAGAAGTCCTACACCTTCCAGTTCCCCACCTCCCCTCAGCCGCCGTCCGGCGCCGCCTCGGAAGAGATCTTTCATTCCAGTCACCCACAACATTCCCTAACCCGCGTCACCTCACCGGACCTCTTCACCTGCTCCGGCTGCAAGGAGTACGGGGCCGACAAGCACTTCGCCTGCCGCCAATGTGATTTCCAGCTCCATGAATTCTGCGCTAAATCTCCTCAATTTCTCAAGTCTCATCCCCTCCATCCTCACCACAAGCTACTCTTCCATCCCAGACCCAAACAAG GTGGAATTTGGGGGCCGAAGTGTGATATTTGTGGCAAGCCGATGAAGGGCTTCACATTCCGGTGCAGCGCTTGTAGTTTCCAGATGCATCCATGCTGCGCCATGCTCTCTGTGGAAGTGAACTTCTCGGTGCATCCACATCCCTTGAAGCTCTTGCCGGCGACGACATTGTCGAGCGGCGGTGCCGACTCTACCTTCATCTGCGGTGAGTGCAAGAAGAAGAGATCGGGAAGAGTGTACCATTGCGCGGCTTGCAATTACCATCTCCACGCAGTTTGCGCCAAGAACATGATCAATGGGCTTCACGCGACCGGGATCAAGGTTGAGGAGAAGCCCAACAGGCTGGGGGTGGCGGCGCGCATGGCGTCCATAGTGTTCGTGGAGTTCATTGGCGGGCTTATAGAGGGATTCGGGGAAGGAGTTGGAGACGCTCTGGTTCAGAACATTGCGGGAGGAGGAAG TGTTGGAGTGTTTTGA
- the LOC127808139 gene encoding galactan beta-1,4-galactosyltransferase GALS1 encodes MPGGPPSLSDRSEIRKDGPPPQLPQLSLSGSPLSRIFLCFQVKPLAATLLALTLVMLIWNLQPYYDSLFFPTSPPPPPSSSLPLTAITQNQKQNLLTPAADPSKRLFHAYGNAAALFVQMGAYRGGPTTFAVVGLASKPVHVYGRPWFKCEWISTNISSSFKAKAVKMLPDWGYGRVYTVVVVNCTFARNPNEDNTGGKLVVYAYYGESPKRYEKFTALEEAPGTYDESKYRPPYQYEYLYCGSSLYGNLSAARIREWMAYHAWFFGPSSHFVFHDAGGVSPEVMAALEPWVKAGRVTVQDIRAQAEYDGYYYNQFLIVNDCLHRYRHAANWTFYFDVDEYIYLPDGNTLESVLNEFSNYTQFTIEQNAMSSVLCLNDSSRDYSREWGFEKLVFRDWRTKIRRDRKYAIQAKNAYATGVHMSENVIGGTLHQTETKIRYYHYHNSITVPGELCRQLLPMSAKRNLTWLDNVPYFYDDSMVRLAPIIKRFELSSIGSSVH; translated from the exons ATGCCCGGTGGCCCCCCCTCCCTCTCCGACCGTTCGGAAATTAGGAAGGACGGCCCCCCGCCGCAGCTGCCACAGCTCTCGCTCTCCGGAAGCCCCCTTTCTAGAATCTTCCTGTGTTTTCAAGTGAAGCCCTTGGCGGCCACATtgctcgccctcaccctcgtcaTGCTCATCTGGAACCTCCAGCCTTACTACGACAGCCTCTTCTTCCCCACCTCCCCTCCGCCTCCGCCATCTTCATCTCTTCCACTCACTGCCATCACTCAGAATCAGAAGCAGAATCTCCTCACTCCCGCCGCCGATCCCAGCAAGCGCCTTTTCCACGCCTACGGCAATGCCGCAGCCCTCTTCGTCCAAATGGGCGCCTACCGCGGTGGCCCCACCACCTTCGCCGTCGTGGGCCTCGCCTCCAAGCCCGTCCACGTCTACGGCCGGCCCTGGTTCAAATGTGAGTGGATCTCCACCAACATCTCCTCCTCTTTCAAAGCCAAGGCTGTAAAAATGCTTCCGGATTGGGGCTACGGCCGCGTCTACACCGTCGTCGTCGTCAACTGCACCTTCGCCCGGAATCCGAACGAGGACAATACTGGCGGCAAGCTTGTCGTTTACGCCTACTACGGGGAATCCCCAAAAAGGTACGAGAAGTTCACGGCGTTGGAAGAGGCGCCCGGGACCTACGACGAGTCGAAGTATCGACCGCCGTACCAGTACGAGTACCTGTATTGCGGATCCTCGCTGTACGGCAACCTGAGTGCCGCCAGGATCCGGGAATGGATGGCGTACCACGCGTGGTTCTTCGGGCCCAGCTCGCATTTCGTGTTCCACGACGCCGGCGGAGTTTCGCCGGAGGTGATGGCGGCGCTGGAGCCGTGGGTGAAAGCCGGGAGAGTGACGGTACAGGACATCCGGGCACAGGCCGAATACGACGGCTACTACTACAACCAGTTCCTCATTGTGAACGACTGCCTTCACCGGTACCGGCACGCCGCCAACTGGACGTTCTACTTCGACGTCGACGAGTACATCTACCTTCCCGACGGCAACACTCTGGAATCAGTTTTGAATGAGTTCTCGAATTATACCCAATTCACGATTGAGCAAAACGCAATGTCGAGCGTGCTCTGCTTGAATGATTCTTCTCGAGACTACTCCAG GGAATGGGGATTTGAGAAGCTGGTGTTCCGGGACTGGAGAACGAAGATCAGAAGGGACCGGAAATACGCGATTCAGGCGAAGAACGCGTACGCGACGGGGGTACACATGTCGGAGAACGTGATCGGAGGGACGCTGCACCAAACGGAGACGAAGATCAGGTACTATCACTACCACAACTCCATCACCGTGCCCGGCGAGCTTTGCCGGCAGCTGCTACCTATGTCAGCCAA
- the LOC127807818 gene encoding uncharacterized protein LOC127807818 isoform X1 has product MMTTKPLNKPATFVLSKSPSSMQQFQRSESTTKPPPQPPKKSYTFQFPTSPQPPSGAASEEIFHSSHPQHSLTRVTSPDLFTCSGCKEYGADKHFACRQCDFQLHEFCAKSPQFLKSHPLHPHHKLLFHPRPKQGGIWGPKCDICGKPMKGFTFRCSACSFQMHPCCAMLSVEVNFSVHPHPLKLLPATTLSSGGADSTFICGECKKKRSGRVYHCAACNYHLHAVCAKNMINGLHATGIKVEEKPNRLGVAARMASIVFVEFIGGLIEGFGEGVGDALVQNIAGGGRCVGRAGRRSQS; this is encoded by the exons atgatgaCCACAAAACCATTGAACAAGCCTGCAACATTTGTCCTCTCAAAATCTCCTTCTTCAATGCAACAATTCCAGCGTTCTGAAAGTACTACAAAGCCGCCCCCGCAGCCTCCCAAGAAGTCCTACACCTTCCAGTTCCCCACCTCCCCTCAGCCGCCGTCCGGCGCCGCCTCGGAAGAGATCTTTCATTCCAGTCACCCACAACATTCCCTAACCCGCGTCACCTCACCGGACCTCTTCACCTGCTCCGGCTGCAAGGAGTACGGGGCCGACAAGCACTTCGCCTGCCGCCAATGTGATTTCCAGCTCCATGAATTCTGCGCTAAATCTCCTCAATTTCTCAAGTCTCATCCCCTCCATCCTCACCACAAGCTACTCTTCCATCCCAGACCCAAACAAG GTGGAATTTGGGGGCCGAAGTGTGATATTTGTGGCAAGCCGATGAAGGGCTTCACATTCCGGTGCAGCGCTTGTAGTTTCCAGATGCATCCATGCTGCGCCATGCTCTCTGTGGAAGTGAACTTCTCGGTGCATCCACATCCCTTGAAGCTCTTGCCGGCGACGACATTGTCGAGCGGCGGTGCCGACTCTACCTTCATCTGCGGTGAGTGCAAGAAGAAGAGATCGGGAAGAGTGTACCATTGCGCGGCTTGCAATTACCATCTCCACGCAGTTTGCGCCAAGAACATGATCAATGGGCTTCACGCGACCGGGATCAAGGTTGAGGAGAAGCCCAACAGGCTGGGGGTGGCGGCGCGCATGGCGTCCATAGTGTTCGTGGAGTTCATTGGCGGGCTTATAGAGGGATTCGGGGAAGGAGTTGGAGACGCTCTGGTTCAGAACATTGCGGGAGGAGGAAGGTGCGTTGGTAGAGCAGGAAGAAGATCACAATCGTAG